The genomic segment TCCGGCCGCTCCGGCAGCGCATGGAACGAGTGCACGAAGTACACGTATCCCGGCGCGAGACCCGCAAACAACGGATGCGACGGCTGCTCGAAATTCAGCTCGTTCCAGCCCATATGCGGGATCTTGTAATCCCCGCGGAACTTCGCGACCCGGCCCGGCAGCAGGCCGAGCCCCTCGTGCGTACCGTGCTCCTCGCTTTCCGCGAACAGCAGCTGCATGCCCAGGCAGATGCCCAGCAGCGGCTGTCCCGCGGTCGCCGACTCGCGGACGACCGCGTCGAGCCCGGTCTCCCGCAGGTTGCGCATCGCGTCGCCGAAGGCGCCGACGCCCGGCAGGATGACGCCGTCCGCCGCGAGAATCTCCTCTCGCGAAGACGTCACCAGCGCCTCGCGCCCGAGCCGCTCGACCGCCTTGCTGACGCTGTGCAGGTTGCCCATGCCGTAGTCGACGATCGCGATCATCTTACAGCACTCCCTTCGTCGAAGGCACGCCCTTCACGCGCGGATCGATCTGCGTCGCTTCGTCCAGCGCGCGTCCCAGCGCCTTGAACACCGCCTCGATCATATGGTGCGTATTTTTGCCGTAGTGGACGATGACATGGAGCGTGATGCGCGACTCCAGCGCCAGTTTCCACAGAAATTCATGAACGAGCTCCGTGCTGAAGCTGCCCACCGTCTGCGAAGGATATTCCGCGCGGTACTCGAAGTGCGGACGGTTGCTCACGTCAACGATGACCTGCGCGAGCGCCTCGTCCATCGGTACGAACACGCTGGCGTAACGCTTGATGCCGGCTTTGTCGCCAAGCGCTTCCCGCAGCGTCTGCCCGAGGCAGATGCCGATGTCTTCCACCGTGTGATGGTCGTCGATATCGACGTCCCCGCGCGCCTCGACCTTCAGGTCGAACTGGCCGTGCTTGGCGAACAAGTCGAGCATATGGTTGAGAAAAGGTACGTCCGTTTCGATGTTCACTTCGCCCGTGCCGTCCACGCCGAACGCCAGCTTGATGTCCGTTTCGTTCGTCTTGCGCGCGACCTCCGAGCTTCTTGCCCCGGCCGCGATGTTGTTGTCCTGTGCCATCTATTGGTCCCCGCTTTCCTTGAAGCGAATTTCTACCGCTCTCGCATGTGCTTCCAAGCCTTCGTGCCGGGCAAGCGACGCGATGCCCGCCGCGTCCCGGCGCAGCGCCTCGCGGCTGTACCTGATCAAGCTCGACTTCTTGACGAAGTCGTCCACGTTCAGCGGCGAGGAGAACCTGGCCGTACCGTTCGTGGGCAAAATGTGGTTCGGTCCCGCGAAATAATCGCCGACCGGCTCCGAGCTGTACGGTCCCAGGAAGATCGCGCCCGCATTCTCGATCCGCCCGAGCAGCTCAAGCGGGTCCTCGGTCATGATCTCCAGGTGCTCCGGCGCCAGCTTGTTCACGACGTCGATGCCCTCCGCAAGATCGGCGACCGTCAGGATCGCCCCGTATTGCTCGAGCGACTTCTCGGCAATCTCGCGCCGCGGCAGCGTGGCGACCTGCCACGCAAGCTCCGCTTCGACATCCCGCGCGAGCCGCTCCGACGGCGTCACGAGCATCGCGGACGCCATCTCGTCGTGCTCCGCCTGCGACAGCAGATCGGCGGCGACGAAGCGCGCATCCGCGCTGTCGTCGGCCAATACGACGATCTCGCTCGGCCCGGCGATGCTGTCGATGTCGACGGCGCCGAACACGGCGCGCTTCGCCAGCGCC from the Cohnella hashimotonis genome contains:
- the hisH gene encoding imidazole glycerol phosphate synthase subunit HisH, with the protein product MIAIVDYGMGNLHSVSKAVERLGREALVTSSREEILAADGVILPGVGAFGDAMRNLRETGLDAVVRESATAGQPLLGICLGMQLLFAESEEHGTHEGLGLLPGRVAKFRGDYKIPHMGWNELNFEQPSHPLFAGLAPGYVYFVHSFHALPERPEDLLATTDYHQPVTAIVGRDNVSGMQFHPEKSGDLGVALLRRFVELAEGGKA
- the hisB gene encoding imidazoleglycerol-phosphate dehydratase HisB; its protein translation is MAQDNNIAAGARSSEVARKTNETDIKLAFGVDGTGEVNIETDVPFLNHMLDLFAKHGQFDLKVEARGDVDIDDHHTVEDIGICLGQTLREALGDKAGIKRYASVFVPMDEALAQVIVDVSNRPHFEYRAEYPSQTVGSFSTELVHEFLWKLALESRITLHVIVHYGKNTHHMIEAVFKALGRALDEATQIDPRVKGVPSTKGVL
- the hisD gene encoding histidinol dehydrogenase, which encodes MYKGPASGFKLERESEYGSPEQNAAVAEIVSAVRSEGDAALLRYTEAFDRVRLDASQLRVTEAEIQSAYERVEPEFLDALRRAAANVTAFHEKQTRQSWIDVQPDGTMLGMSLRPLARVGLYVPGGKAAYPSSVLMNVLPAKVAGVPQIAMVTPPATGGREGIDPYILVAAAEAGVTEMYRVGGAQAVAALAYGTESIPAVDKICGPGNIYVALAKRAVFGAVDIDSIAGPSEIVVLADDSADARFVAADLLSQAEHDEMASAMLVTPSERLARDVEAELAWQVATLPRREIAEKSLEQYGAILTVADLAEGIDVVNKLAPEHLEIMTEDPLELLGRIENAGAIFLGPYSSEPVGDYFAGPNHILPTNGTARFSSPLNVDDFVKKSSLIRYSREALRRDAAGIASLARHEGLEAHARAVEIRFKESGDQ